In a single window of the Vitis vinifera cultivar Pinot Noir 40024 chromosome 6, ASM3070453v1 genome:
- the LOC100248357 gene encoding putative receptor protein kinase ZmPK1 → MEALRLLFLFLLGPTVALALTHKLPSLKPGLSLSVEKEGQLLVSPEGSFSSGFYRVGTNVYCYAIWFTNSAEKTVVWMANRDRPVNGKGSRLTLHRNGNLVLTDADGSIVWSTDTFSDGEVEVQLLETGNLVLINQAKEVIWESFDFPTDTLLPTQPLTRNTSLVSMRSRDTFSSGFYRFQFDDNNLLNLVYDGPVVSSVYWPLTVFFSRRTPYNSTKIAALNNMGRFRSSDNLKFNASDYGVGPKRRLTLDYDGILRLYSLDELTGIWEIAWLPSGVDACLVHGLCGEYGVCRYNPLPSCACPDGFDRNDPSDWTKGCSPSFNMSCAPAELGFMELLHTDYFGYDLNSYNIGISLEACKNACLNDCTCKGFGYALDGQGQCYPKRYLLNGYHMPDTAMIMHIKVPKGIMASQAGGEKLRTYDQLNCSTPEIVLRNINAGAENPNKNWYMKYLISFAGSVAVIEIVFIGLGWWFVFRKRIREELVNMGYIVLAMGFKHFTFGELKRATRNFREEIGRGGFGTVYKGVLDDKRIVAVKRLEGIILQGDSEFWAEVSIIGKINHRNLVKMWGFCAENDDKLLVYEYLENGSLDKILFSADSAMRLGWEQRYNIAIGTAKGLSYLHEECLEWVLHCDVKPQNILLDDHLEPKVTDFGLSKLFKDTNDMGFSRVRGTRGYLAPEWMINLRINAKADVYSYGVVLLELLTGKRASGFNLATAEGSGHNQMVQWFRLKIQEQELEEVIDPRLEKRCHKKEVQRMVRVALLCVEDDRDTRPAMSKVVELLVGEEELVPNEEMTD, encoded by the coding sequence ATGGAAGCTCTGCGTTTGCTTTTTCTCTTCCTGCTTGGACCTACAGTGGCTTTGGCACTAACCCATAAGCTGCCAAGCTTGAAGCCTGGACTCTCCTTATCTGTTGAGAAAGAAGGGCAGTTGCTGGTTTCACCAGAAGGGTCGTTCTCTAGTGGGTTCTACAGGGTGGGCACCAACGTCTACTGCTATGCAATCTGGTTCACTAATTCTGCTGAAAAGACTGTGGTTTGGATGGCCAACAGAGACCGGCCGGTTAACGGGAAAGGGTCCAGACTCACTCTCCACAGAAACGGCAACCTGGTATTGACTGATGCGGATGGTTCGATCGTATGGTCCACAGACACATTCTCAGATGGAGAGGTGGAAGTTCAGCTTCTTGAAACTGGAAATTTGGTGCTCATCAACCAGGCAAAGGAGGTCATCTGGGAGAGTTTTGATTTCCCCACTGACACTCTCCTTCCAACACAGCCGCTTACCAGAAACACAAGCCTGGTCTCTATGAGGAGTCGAGATACATTTTCGTCTGGATTTTATAGGTTCCAATTTGACGACAATAACTTATTAAATCTTGTTTATGATGGGCCTGTAGTTTCGAGTGTCTACTGGCCTTTAACCGTCTTCTTTAGCCGCAGAACACCCTATAATAGTACCAAAATTGCAGCTCTAAACAACATGGGAAGGTTCAGATCCAGTGACAATCTGAAGTTCAATGCCTCTGACTATGGGGTTGGTCCGAAAAGGCGCCTAACGTTAGATTATGATGGAATCCTGAGACTGTACAGCCTAGATGAATTGACAGGGATATGGGAAATAGCATGGTTGCCTAGTGGTGTGGATGCTTGCCTGGTTCATGGGTTGTGTGGCGAGTATGGTGTTTGCAGGTACAATCCACTGCCTTCTTGTGCTTGCCCTGATGGTTTCGACCGCAACGATCCCTCAGACTGGACTAAAGGCTGCTCCCCCTCCTTCAATATGAGTTGTGCTCCAGCTGAATTGGGTTTCATGGAGCTTCTCCACACAGATTACTTTGGATATGACTTGAACAGCTACAATATTGGTATCAGTTTGGAAGCGTGTAAGAATGCCTGCTTGAATGATTGCACATGCAAGGGTTTTGGATATGCACTGGATGGACAAGGACAGTGTTACCCAAAAAGATATCTCCTTAATGGATATCATATGCCCGACACCGCCATGATCATGCACATAAAGGTTCCAAAAGGAATCATGGCCTCTCAGGCCGGAGGAGAAAAGCTCAGAACCTATGATCAGCTCAACTGTTCTACCCCAGAAATTGTTCTTCGCAATATAAATGCTGGTGCGGAAAATCCCAATAAAAACTGGTATATGAAATATCTGATTTCATTCGCGGGTTCTGTTGCAGTCATTGAAATAGTTTTCATTGGTTTAGGGTGGTGGTTTGTTTTCAGAAAGCGCATTCGTGAGGAACTGGTGAATATGGGATACATAGTCCTAGCCATGGGCTTCAAACACTTCACTTTTGGAGAACTGAAGAGGGCAACTAGGAACTTCAGAGAAGAGATTGGAAGGGGGGGCTTTGGGACAGTCTACAAAGGGGTTCTAGATGATAAGAGAATCGTTGCAGTCAAGAGACTGGAAGGGATAATTCTGCAGGGAGACTCAGAATTCTGGGCGGAGGTGAGCATCATAGGGAAGATCAATCACAGGAACTTGGTCAAAATGTGGGGCTTCTGCGCCGAGAATGACGACAAGCTTCTGGTCTACGAGTACCTGGAGAATGGTTCCTTGGATAAAATCCTATTCTCAGCTGATTCGGCAATGAGATTGGGCTGGGAGCAGAGATATAACATAGCCATAGGGACAGCAAAGGGTCTGTCTTATTTACATGAAGAGTGCCTGGAGTGGGTTCTCCACTGTGATGTGAAACCTCAGAACATACTACTAGATGATCATCTAGAACCCAAGGTGACAGACTTTGGCCTGTCAAAGCTTTTTAAAGACACAAACGATATGGGGTTTTCCAGAGTGAGGGGCACTAGAGGGTACCTGGCTCCAGAGTGGATGATAAACCTAAGAATCAACGCAAAGGCAGATGTGTACAGCTATGGAGTTGTCCTGCTGGAACTGCTGACCGGAAAGAGGGCTTCTGGCTTCAATTTGGCTACCGCAGAAGGGAGTGGGCACAACCAGATGGTACAATGGTTTAGGCTGAAGATCCAAGAACAAGAGCTTGAAGAAGTGATTGATCCTAGACTGGAAAAGAGATGCCACAAAAAGGAGGTTCAGAGAATGGTAAGGGTTGCTTTGCTGTGTGTGGAAGACGATCGAGATACAAGGCCAGCCATGAGTAAGGTGGTGGAGCTTCTAGTTGGAGAGGAGGAGTTGGTGCCAAATGAGGAGATGACGGATtga
- the LOC104877313 gene encoding adenylate kinase isoenzyme 6 homolog: MAQNSRKKPNILVTGTPGTGKTTTSFSLAEATQLRHINIGELVREKNLHDGWDDQFDCHIINEDLVCDELEDLMEEGGNIVDYHGCDFFPERWFDRVVVLQTDNSVLYDRLSTRGYTGSKLSNNIECEIFQVLLEEAKESYPEDVVVALKSDTVDDITRNVASLTDWVRSWQPKA; encoded by the exons ATGGCGCAGAATAGCAGGAAGAAGCCGAACATCTTGGTGACGGGAACGCCAGGCACAGGCAAGACAACGACGTCGTTTTCGCTGGCGGAGGCCACCCAGCTCCGTCACATTAACATCGGCGAACTCGTCAGAGAGAAGAACTTGCACGACGGATGGGACGACCAGTTCGACTGCCACATCATCAACGAGGACCTG GTGTGCGATGAGCTCGAGGATTTGATGGAAGAAGGGGGAAACATTGTGGACTACCATGGTTGTGATTTCTTCCCTGAGCGATGGTTTGATCGTGTGGTGGTGCTTCAAACCGACAACTCTGTGTTGTATGACCGCCTGAGTACAAG AGGATACACGGGGTCAAAGCTTTCAAACAATATCGAATGTGAAATATTTCAAGTATTGCTGGAGGAGGCGAAGGAGAGTTATCCAGAGGACGTCGTAGTGGCCCTAAAGAGTGACACAGTCGATGACATTACTCGAAACGTGGCTTCTTTGACAGATTGGGTGAGGAGTTGGCAACCCAAAGCATGA
- the LOC100253475 gene encoding 3-hydroxyacyl-[acyl-carrier-protein] dehydratase FERN, mitochondrial, with translation MLIKRLVSSFVPSSGFSSSGGPRILKTGDILRQTRTFSELDVLEYAKVSYDSNPLHFDSKCAQNAGFEAQLVHGMLVAALFPRIISSHFPGAIYVSQSLNFKLPVYIGDEIVSEVQATNIKESKKRYVTKFATKCFKNGGVLVIDGEAMAVLPTLAVEEASM, from the exons ATGCTCATCAAGCGTCTAGTTTCGAGCTTTGTTCCCTCTTCGGGATTTTCTTCATCAGGAGGACCACGAATATTAAAGACTGGAGACATTTTGAGGCAAACAAGGACATTTTCAGAGCTTGATGTTCTTGAATACGCGAAAGTGAGTTATGATTCAAATCCTCTGCATTTTGATTCCAAGTGTGCCCAAAATGCTGGATTTGAAGCCCAACTTGTTCATGGAATGCTTGTTGCTGCCTTATTTCCGCGGatcatttcttctcatttt CCTGGAGCTATATATGTTTCTCAAAGCTTGAACTTCAAATTGCCGGTTTATATTGGAGATGAGATTGTTAGCGAGGTTCAAGCAACCAATATAAAAGAAAGCAAGAAGAGATATGT GACAAAGTTCGCGAccaagtgcttcaaaaatggtgGGGTTCTTGTTATTGATGGCGAGGCTATGGCAGTCTTACCAACACTAGCTGTGGAAGAGGCTTCAATGTAG